TTCGGCCTCGCCGATCATTCGCCGCGCCTGGGACTCGATTTTGGCCAGGCTCTGGGCGCCGACCCGGCGGGCAATCAACCAGGCCAGAGCGAACCCGACCCCGAGCGCCAGTACCGCTACGAGTGTCAAGACCAGGGGGTCCATCAGCACCTCCCACCCAGCCTCAGGGCCGGGTGAAGTCATCTATATTCAGTTGTCACCGCGGGAAGGATGTAAGACAGACCGGTTCGCAGACAGCAAGAGTGAGATTCAACTGTGTCAACTTTTTTCCAGTGCTTTATCTATCTGAGCCAGAAGGCCGTGCAGCGACTCCGATTGAGTACTGGTGGCCCGCTCGAGCTTTTCTGATCGCTCGAGTAGTTCCGATGCGAGTGACAAAGCAGTCAAGATTGCGATTTTATCGCGCGCCTGGGAGCGACACTGACGGGCCACTTCCTGCATTCGCGAGTCCACCAGACTCGCTACGCGCGAGATATAAGCAGGATCGTCCGCCCCGATTATGGGGTATTCTTCTCCTAATATTCTAACGACAACTTTGTTCTCAGCCGACAAACTAGACACAACTCCGATCCGAACAAACCGGTCTGAATATCCTATCCCTCTATATCATAATATCTTATACAAATCGAACGGAATTGTGTCAAGCAAAACTTCTACAGTCCGATTTGCTCCAGTTCCTCGATCCGGCCCAACAACGTGCCCAGCTTGGTCTTAACGGCCTCAACCTGGTCGTTGTGCTCGACGCGAAAACGCTCAAACTCCTGACGAAGCCGACTTACCTCCTCCCGAAGCGAGCTGTTCTCTGAAAGCAGGTTGGCATTTTCGGACTTTAAGGTCTCCAGCTTCTGCAACACCTGGGCGATCTTGCCCTCAAGAACTTTGATTTGGTCCGACATAGGTCACCTGTCCCTGATTTCGGCTTTAAAGTTCCGCTTAAGTCGCGAGACGATTTTTCCCTGCAATTGGTCCACTTCGATATTGGAAAGGCTGCGTTCAGCAGACCTGAAAACCAGCGCGATCGCCACGGATTTTTGCCCCGCTCCGATCTGCTTGCCGGAGTAAAGATCGAAAACCTCAACCGATTCAGCAAGCGCTCCGGCCTCGGCCCTTATGGTGGACACAAGCTCGTCGACCCGCACGGTATCTTTGACGATCATCGCCAGATCTCTGGTCGCGGCCGGATAAACCGGCAGCGGCGTGAACTCGGTCAATTCGTGGCCCAGCTCAAACAACGGCTGAAGCCTGATCTGCAGCAGATATACGGGCTGCTTAATCTCGAAGCGACGGGCGATTTCGGACATCACCAGGCCGGCCCATCCCACCTCCGTATCACCAAGAATCAACGCGAAGGATTCGGCGGGATCGAGATACGACAGCCCACACGTACCAAACCGCAGTTTTGGCCCGTGAAAGTGTCTGATGACAAGTTCGAGGCCGCCGACGAGATCGTAGAAGTCGGTCGGGCGAGACTTGTCGCGCCAGTTGCCGGGACGATTGCCTGTAGCCGCCAACAGCAGGCGATCCTGTTCGTCCCAGTTGCCACTGGCGTCCGGCGGGAAGTACGCCTTGCCGATCTCGAACAGGCGAAGGTCGACGCTGCGGTGCGACATGTTGTGCGCTACTACGCCCAGAGCGGTAAGCGCCAGATCGTTACGCATGATGTCGAGATCGGCGGAGACCGGATTGACGATACGAAGCTGCGGCTGATCGGGATTGAGAAACCGTGCGAGGGTGCTGTCGGCGAGACCGTGGCCGAGTATCTCGTCGAACCCGGCACCGGTCAGCACGGTGCGTATTTCGCGCTGAAACTCTTCCTCCCGATTAAGGGGGGCATAGAGGGGCCCGATGTTTTCTGTAGCATCGGGGATGACATCGTATCCCTCGATGCGCGCGATCTCCTCGATCAGGTCTATCTCGCGGGTGATATCCGGACGGAAGGTCGGAACGGTCACCTGAATGGGCTTGCTGCCCTTTACGTCGAATTCCAGGAGCTTCATGATTTCGATAATTCTCTCCGCAGGAAATCCGGTACCGAGCACGGCGTTACACCGGTCCGGTCGGAGTTCGACCCGGCACGGATGCATCGGACGTGGGTAGAAATCTACCATGCCGTCGAGCACTTCGCCACTACACAGTTCCTGAAACAGGTAAGCGGCGCGGGCCGAGGCCACCGGCAAGTTGTTCGGGTCGACACCCTTCTCGAACCGGCTGGAAGCTTCGGACACAATGCCGAGATGTCGCCGACTAGCGCGAATGACTCGCGGATTGAAATAGGCTACTTCCAGCAGCAGATTGCGCGTGTCGTCTTTCACCTCGGAGTCGAAACCACCCATCACACCGGCGGCAGCTTTGGCCTCGCGGCCGTTGGTAATCAACAGCACGTCCGGGGTCAGCGTGTGTTCCCTGCCGTCCAGAGTGACCAGTTTCTCGCCGTCGCGAGCGCGGCGCACCACGACCTCACTGGTACCGAATCGATCAAGATCAAACGCGTGAATCGGATTGCCGGTTTCGAGCATGATTAGGTTGGTAACGTCGACAACATTGGAAATCGGCCTCATCCCCGCCGCCAGTAAGCGCTTTTGCACCCACCAGGGCGACGGGCCGATCTTTACATTGCGAATGATCCTGGCTGTGAATCGCGGGCA
This region of Candidatus Zixiibacteriota bacterium genomic DNA includes:
- the pheT gene encoding phenylalanine--tRNA ligase subunit beta; this translates as MKVSYQWLKELTGVDWPVEEVARRLTLCGIACESIEATDRYFENVVVGEVTDLKTIKGADKIKLATVQTGRESYDLVCGAPNVAIGLRVPVALLGAKLAGDIEIKRVKIRGMESCGMICSQRELGLSDDHSGIMVLGEDAPLGTPLAEYLDYHDYVLDFELTPNRSDAMSAIGIARDLAALAKVKLKYPVYRLKPSSTNVNDVFKARSDDVEACPRFTARIIRNVKIGPSPWWVQKRLLAAGMRPISNVVDVTNLIMLETGNPIHAFDLDRFGTSEVVVRRARDGEKLVTLDGREHTLTPDVLLITNGREAKAAAGVMGGFDSEVKDDTRNLLLEVAYFNPRVIRASRRHLGIVSEASSRFEKGVDPNNLPVASARAAYLFQELCSGEVLDGMVDFYPRPMHPCRVELRPDRCNAVLGTGFPAERIIEIMKLLEFDVKGSKPIQVTVPTFRPDITREIDLIEEIARIEGYDVIPDATENIGPLYAPLNREEEFQREIRTVLTGAGFDEILGHGLADSTLARFLNPDQPQLRIVNPVSADLDIMRNDLALTALGVVAHNMSHRSVDLRLFEIGKAYFPPDASGNWDEQDRLLLAATGNRPGNWRDKSRPTDFYDLVGGLELVIRHFHGPKLRFGTCGLSYLDPAESFALILGDTEVGWAGLVMSEIARRFEIKQPVYLLQIRLQPLFELGHELTEFTPLPVYPAATRDLAMIVKDTVRVDELVSTIRAEAGALAESVEVFDLYSGKQIGAGQKSVAIALVFRSAERSLSNIEVDQLQGKIVSRLKRNFKAEIRDR
- the zapA gene encoding cell division protein ZapA, which gives rise to MSSLSAENKVVVRILGEEYPIIGADDPAYISRVASLVDSRMQEVARQCRSQARDKIAILTALSLASELLERSEKLERATSTQSESLHGLLAQIDKALEKS
- the zapB gene encoding cell division protein ZapB, which codes for MSDQIKVLEGKIAQVLQKLETLKSENANLLSENSSLREEVSRLRQEFERFRVEHNDQVEAVKTKLGTLLGRIEELEQIGL